The genomic window TTGCTTGAATTGCCATGATTCGCTTGGTGACTCCTCAGTCCGCTGAATCCACTCGGGATCAGTTTCCCATTTCTGAGAATCGCCTTGCAAAAACGATTTACAAAGCAACGATAGTAGGCTTCCTTGACGGCGTGCAGAGACGTCAACGGAGCGGTACTGGCCTTTAACGACCACAACGATGTCGCTTCCTCGTGAATGCGGTTGCATCGACTTCAACTTCGAAGCTTGGTGCCGAACTCGCTACGGTGCGCTCGCAACCGAAACACCGACGCGCCGAATCAAAGGCATTCTCAGACGCTCCGGTTTCATCGACCGGGGGAGGCTTAAGACAAACCGGTGTCGGCCACTGGTCGATGGAATCGTCGGTCTCGAAACTGCTTCGGTGTCTCGCACCGCTGGCAATTTGTGAAATTGCTTCGTTCGGTAGGGTGGTCCAACTTCCGCGTCCCCAAGGAGGCATCACGTGGTTGCGTTAGGGCGAAGATCGATCCGCTGTGTCGAGCAGGCCTATCATTCTTCACTTGCCGTACACCAGTGGTTTGTCATGCTGGTCGATGAGGACCAGCATTCCATCATCTGTCAACGCAACATCCTTCAATTGTCCGCGCGCTTTCATCAGAGGCTTCAGGGCGGGGCGGCGACTTGTTCGTTCGTAAGGCGGAACGTACTCGGTCGCCGGTGACCACCATGACAGTTGCCCCTCACGATTGCTGACCAACCAATCCTCATCCATTCTTCCGTGCACCCAATGCGATCGCAGTTCGTCGAGTAAGTGTCCGGATTCGATGTCATAGACTGCAACACGGTATAAATGGCCGACGACCAGTCGTTTGCCGTCGTTAGAAAAAAAGACGCCCGGATGTTCGGCATCGAGTGGGCCGCGAGTTTCCACCGTTTTCAAGACACGTTCGTCGGCGGGGTCCCAAACCACGATGCTGTATGTATGTGCCAGCGCGATCCGTCCCGATTGACTATCAGTGTCCATGGCTTGAATCATCGAAATCAATACGGTCCCGGTTTTTCGTGCGACCTTGGCCAACTCCGTCAACCGTTGTCGTGAGTGAACGTCGTAGATTCGGAGCGCATCCTGTTCTGCGACCATCAATTGTCGCCCGTCTTCAGAGAACCGAACGCAATTCGATCGGCGGTTGATCGTTTCTGGCCAGCGATTCTCGCCATCGGGATCAAAGTAGTCTGCAACTGGATGGCCTTGCGTCACGGACCAAACCTCTGTCTTCAATTCCTGACCCACCAACGCGATCAACGAACCATCGGGCGACAAGCAAACGTCCTTGATATGGCGTGTTCTTGGCTCGAATGCTGTCAGGCACTTTCCATTGCTGACGTTCCAGACGTGAACGTACTGACCAACGGCCGCCACTATCGAGCCGTCTGCCGAAACAGTGACCAATGACCACGCCAATTGCGACTCGGTAGCCGGCTCAGAATTCGTCTGAGGGCGAGGCATCGGCCAGAGACGTGAACCATTATTGAATCCGACCGTGACCATGCCACGCTCCCCCGGAATCGCTCGAATGCAATGCGCAGACCCGTGATGTCCGACAAAACGAATCGACCCTGTGTCACGATCCCAAATCAATATCTTTTGCTTACCCGTCAAAACGCAGAATCGATTGCTGTCGTCGAATCGGTCGATCGCGATGACCCATCCGAGCCCCATGTCAGGGTTCGCTTCCGGGACAAATTGACCGGTTTCGGAGGACCAAGTTCGCACGGTTCCGTCGGCCAGTCCGACGATCCAATCGCCGTCTGGGCTGGCGACCACCCAAGTCGGCTTCTCCGCGAGTGGAGATCGCATCTGTTGGTCCAGCGACGCGGTGTCGTAAATTGAAATCGCTTGCGTCTCTGCGATGGCGATGTATTTTCCGTCGTCGCTGACGGCCGCATCGACGACCTCCACTTCATCAGGCACCAATGGGCGTGACTCCCCGGATTGCAAATCCACCCAATGAGCATTGGGAATGTTGCCTCCTTCCGGCGTCCGCTCCCCCACTGCCACGAATCGCTGGCCGTCCGGATGGAACGCGATCCGGTCCCCGTTGATGCTGCGGTCAGTTGAAATCGGTACCAGCGCGTCGTCAGCAAGTCGCAACACTTTCATTGGGCCATACGGAGAGCCGAAGGCGATGTACCGACCGTCCGGGGAATATCTGGCGCTGGTAAACAAAGTGTTGTCGGCCGACGGATCAATACGCCGCGTTTCGATGACCGACGCTCCTTCCAAGTCCCAGAACTGCACGTTACGCCCGCGGGGGGCCACGAGGACCGGCTTGTCCGGATGGACCGACAATCGACCACCGGCGCCGACAAGCAACCGAAACGTCTCCGTCTGGGAACCCGGCGCATGCAGAATCAGTCGCCAATCCTCTTTTGCTCGCGCAGGCGAGATCTCGGTCGATGGAACGATCAGATCAGGCCGGGGCAGATCCGGCTGGGGAACCAACGACGGCGATGGGACGACTCGATCAACTGGCTGTCTCGCAGTGGTCGATTGACCCGGGGCCAACCCGTTCGTCGCGCCCCACTCCGGTCGCACCGTGGACGCATCACCGTGGAAAAATGAACGGCTCAGCGGATATAAAAACGGGAACGCAAGGAGCAATCCGACCAGCAGAATTGACAGTCTCACCGTTTGCGACATGGAGTGCTTTCCGTCGATGAAATTTCAGCCCTCGTTGGCGCAAGTCTTGGCGACTTTCGCTGCTAGTTTTTGCGTAGAGCGGCCACATAGGGTCCGTGGTAACTTTCTCGGTCCAGGGTCGCCGCGATTCTTCCGATCCTATCGGAACCAAACTGTTGACGAAGCCTGTTTGATCTGGACTTTCTCCGTTCACCGACCTGAACTAGGCCGAAGTCTAGCAGAAGTGATCGACTCCTTGCCTGCCCACGATCGCTCACACAAATGATGACTCGATGGCGGCATCGTGTCAAAGAACACGACAACAATTTTTTAGAGATAAACGACTCGGAACCATTCGCAACACGGTTTGTCTGCTCCAGACGCGTGTCGATTACAAGCCAAAATGTTCGCGGACTTCCTGGAAGGCAGGGACGTGTGTAGCTCCCTTCCCAATGTCGACTCATCTTATCCCGTCGTGCGTCAGTTGCATCGGCCGAGAGAGAACAAAGGTGGAGAGAACAAAGGTGTCAGGAGTCTTTGATTGCGGATTGGCGTGCCGGTAAGCTTGTTGGATGCCTAGACCAAAGCGAGCCGACGAAGCCAACGGGATCTACCACGCCCTCAATCGGGGCAACGCGAGGAGGACGATCTTTGAAAAACCGGAAGACTATGATGCGGTTGAACGGATTCTCGCGGAAGGTCTGCAGCGATACCCTTGCCAAATCCTGAGCTACCAGTTGATGCCCAATCACTGGCATTTTGTGCTGCAGCCCTTGGAGGACGGGGCGATGAGCAATTTCCTGCGGTGGGTCACTTTGACCCATACTCAGCGGTATCATGCACACTATGGCACTGGGGGGAGGGGCATGTCTACCAAGGTCGGTTCAAGAGTTTCCCGATTCAGGATGACGGCCATTTCTTCGTTGTGTCTCGCTATGTCGAGCGAAACGCATTGCGAGGCGGCCTTGTCGACCGGGCCGAAGCATGGAAGTGGGGATCTTTGCACCGTTGGCGAAGTCGCCCCGAACCGTCGCCAAAATTGCTTTCCTCCTGGCCGCTCACGCGTCTTCCCAACTGGACCCGTCGCGTGAATGAAGCACTCAGCGACAAGGAGCTCAAGGCCGTTCGCTGGAGTGTCAAAAGGGGCTGTCCATTTGGTGAACAGGCCTGGGTGGAATCGATCGCCAGGAGGCTTGGCTTAGAGTCGACCCTGCGGCCGCGCGGGCGCCCGCTAGTGCGTCCTCTGAAGAAAACTCGCAAACAATGACTCCTGACACCTTTGTTCACCCACCCAATGACTCCTGACACCTTAGTTCACCCTGACACCTTTGTTCACCCAGCCTCTTCGACGTCTTCAGCCTCCTCGACCTCTGCGCCACGAGCGGACAAGAAGTCGCCGAACGGCTCCAATCTCGGAATGTGTTCGCAAAACGTTCGGATTGTCACGAGCAATGGGACGGCAACCAGCATTCCGACAACGGACCAGACCCAGGCCCAAAATGCCACCGCAATGAATACAACGACTGTGTTCAGTTTCAAATTCCGACCGACGAAATACGGAGTCACAAACTGGCCTTCGATTGCCGTCAACAGGTAATACGTAAATGCAGGAACGATCGCAGCCGCTACTCCATCGAACGTAAGCATGCCCACGACCAGAGCAATCACGGTTCCCGCGATCGCGCCGATGTAGGGGACATAGTTGAACAAACAACCGATCACCGCGAAAAGGAGTGGGTTGGGCATTCCAAACGCCCACATCGTTACGCCGATCGCGACCCCCAGCGACGCATTGATAATGGTGATTGTCAGCAGATAGCGAGATAACTTGCGTTCAATGTCGCGTGCGATTTTTATCGCCCGGCGTTTATCGTGAAAAGTCGGCATCACATGGACGATCTTTTCATAAAACATGTCTCCTGACGCCAACACGAAAAACAGTAGAACCAGCACCATCACAATTTGAATCAATACCGATGGGGCCGTCGACGCAAGCGTCCCCAAATAACCCTTCTCTTGAACGACGACCTCCTGCACATCACCATCCGAAGGCATTGCCGCGTCCTCGATTTTATTGACGACTTCATCCACCGACGGACCCTCTTCGTCACCGCCCACCGATTCGCGTATCTCTCTGATTCGCGTTTCCAATCTCGCTCCGATGGAAGGTGCTTCTTCGACCCAGCCCATAATCGGACCAGCCAAGAGGTAGGTTGTCAGTGCCATGCCTGCGACCAGGGAGAGCACAATTGCGGCAGCGGCCAAGCCGGGCGGAATTCCCGAACGTTCTAGTAGCCGCCGGACGGGACTGAACACCAATGCCAGCAGGAACCCCAGAATGACCGGAGTGAGAAATACCTGCGCGTGACCAAGTCCGCCGATCAGTAGAAGCAGAAATATTCCGAACACCGCTCGTCGATGCCATTTACCCGCATCGCTCGACAAGGCGGCACCTGTGGGTGGGACAGCCCGCGTTTGGGTATCGGTCGACTTATCGCTATGGTCATCGGTAGAAGTTGCCATCGACTACTTTCTTGTTCGACTGGTTCCGTTTCGGCGAATGTGAACTGCCGAAGATTGCTGCAATCGTACAACCAGACAGCATTTCCCATACCGACGTCACAATTCTACGAATTCTATGGCACGACGTTTGCTAAACGTTTGGTGTTTGAGCGGGACGAGAGCAGCTTTGAAGAGATGGGAACCGGTGCATTGAGACAAGGATGCCACGATGACGATTGAACCGGTTGCCGCGTGGTCGCTTCTCGCCGGACTGACTTTTCTACTAGCGGCGTTGGGTCGGGGGCCATTACGCCGGTGGCCGGTGTCGATGCCAGCGATCTACCTACTCGTCGGTGCCGCCGTGGGTCCGTGGGGAACAGGATTGCTGGATTTTGAGCTAATCAAGCACGTCAAAGTGGTGGAGTCGGTGACGGAAGTCGCCGTTCTGCTCAGTTTGCTCACCGCGGGATTGCAACTGAAGCCGCAATGGCGTCACTACCTGAAGGCCCCCATCCCACTGGCGTCTCTGACGATGGTCGTTACCATCGCGGGAGTGACGCTGCTGGGTACGCTCCTGCTGGACCTGCCTCTTGGAGCGGCGGTCTTACTGGGGGCTGTGCTCGCACCGACGGATCCGGTGCTGGCGAGCGAAGTTCAGGTCAAACACCACGACGATACCGATCGACTAAGATATGCGCTAACGGGTGAAGCCGGCCTGAATGACGGAGCCGCGTTCCCGTTCATCATGCTGGGACTGGGACTGCTCGGGCATCATGAGCTTGGCGAATTCGGCTGGCGATGGGTGACGATTGACCTCCTGTGGGCGACTACTGCAGGACTTGGCGTCGGCTGGGTAAACGGCTACCTCGTCAGTCGCGCCGCGGTGTGGCTCAGGCGGCAATCGGACTCTCCCACCGCTTGTGAAGAAGCTTTGACGCTAGGGCTGATCGGTTTGAGCTATGGAGCTGCCCTATCCATCCATGCCTATGGATTTCTCGCAGTCTTCGCCGCCGGTGTGGCGATGCGTCTGTATGCGGAGACCCCATCCGAGGACGATAAACCGGACAAGCTGATGCACACGGTGACAGGCGTAAACCACCAATTTGGCCATATTGTGGAAGTCGCCGTCGTCATCCTGGTCGGCAGCCTCGTGACGTCCTACTGGACGATCGGGAGCGATTGGTGGATCGCGATACTTGTATTTCTCATGATCCGTCCGATCGGCGTTTTCGTAGCGTTGGGCTTCAAAGACATGCACTTTCCTCAAAAAAGCATGATCGCTGTTTTCGGCATTCGCGGAATTGGGTCACTGTATTACTTGAGTTACGCAATTAGTCATGGCCTGGACGATGCAACCGCGAATCGGCTGGCGGGAATCGTTCTAACCACCATCGCACTGTCCATCATGATCCACAGCAACACTGCTTCATTAATGATGCGAATGTACGCCGATGAATCGGCGGAGGATGAAACGTGATCTGCCAGTAAATAATTGTTCGTCGAGTCGTTGGTCGGTAGACTCCAAGCCCGCCCCCGGATTGTTCTGTGCTAAATTTAAGCAGGTACAACTTGTCATTCCGCAGGGCGAGCCTTGTGCACGCGCATCGCCAACAGAAAACCGACGCTCACGGTTGCGAGCGTCGGTTTGCGGTTGTGGAATACGCCAAAGTGGCGAACTATTTGTTCATCGCTTTCTTGGCATCGGCATCAAGCTTGCTAGCTTCCTGCTTCGTCGATTCTGCCGCATCCTTCGCTTCGCTCGTGGCCTGCTCTGTCACGTCCTCCGCAACCGTTTTCGCATCATCCTTTAATTGGTCGGGATGCAGGCCTTCCTCTTTGGCGGCATCAGCGATTGAGCCGGCCGCTTTCTCGACCACGCGCGTCGCCCGCTCGGCCAAGCTGTCACCTGACAACCCTTGCGATTCTGCTGACTGCTGCGCGGTTTCGACCGTCCGCTGGACGGCTTCGCGGCCCTGCTCGTAAACCTCCCGACCGGA from Roseimaritima ulvae includes these protein-coding regions:
- a CDS encoding WD40 repeat domain-containing protein encodes the protein MLVGAGGRLSVHPDKPVLVAPRGRNVQFWDLEGASVIETRRIDPSADNTLFTSARYSPDGRYIAFGSPYGPMKVLRLADDALVPISTDRSINGDRIAFHPDGQRFVAVGERTPEGGNIPNAHWVDLQSGESRPLVPDEVEVVDAAVSDDGKYIAIAETQAISIYDTASLDQQMRSPLAEKPTWVVASPDGDWIVGLADGTVRTWSSETGQFVPEANPDMGLGWVIAIDRFDDSNRFCVLTGKQKILIWDRDTGSIRFVGHHGSAHCIRAIPGERGMVTVGFNNGSRLWPMPRPQTNSEPATESQLAWSLVTVSADGSIVAAVGQYVHVWNVSNGKCLTAFEPRTRHIKDVCLSPDGSLIALVGQELKTEVWSVTQGHPVADYFDPDGENRWPETINRRSNCVRFSEDGRQLMVAEQDALRIYDVHSRQRLTELAKVARKTGTVLISMIQAMDTDSQSGRIALAHTYSIVVWDPADERVLKTVETRGPLDAEHPGVFFSNDGKRLVVGHLYRVAVYDIESGHLLDELRSHWVHGRMDEDWLVSNREGQLSWWSPATEYVPPYERTSRRPALKPLMKARGQLKDVALTDDGMLVLIDQHDKPLVYGK
- a CDS encoding transposase; amino-acid sequence: MPRPKRADEANGIYHALNRGNARRTIFEKPEDYDAVERILAEGLQRYPCQILSYQLMPNHWHFVLQPLEDGAMSNFLRWVTLTHTQRYHAHYGTGGRGMSTKVGSRVSRFRMTAISSLCLAMSSETHCEAALSTGPKHGSGDLCTVGEVAPNRRQNCFPPGRSRVFPTGPVA
- a CDS encoding AI-2E family transporter; its protein translation is MATSTDDHSDKSTDTQTRAVPPTGAALSSDAGKWHRRAVFGIFLLLLIGGLGHAQVFLTPVILGFLLALVFSPVRRLLERSGIPPGLAAAAIVLSLVAGMALTTYLLAGPIMGWVEEAPSIGARLETRIREIRESVGGDEEGPSVDEVVNKIEDAAMPSDGDVQEVVVQEKGYLGTLASTAPSVLIQIVMVLVLLFFVLASGDMFYEKIVHVMPTFHDKRRAIKIARDIERKLSRYLLTITIINASLGVAIGVTMWAFGMPNPLLFAVIGCLFNYVPYIGAIAGTVIALVVGMLTFDGVAAAIVPAFTYYLLTAIEGQFVTPYFVGRNLKLNTVVVFIAVAFWAWVWSVVGMLVAVPLLVTIRTFCEHIPRLEPFGDFLSARGAEVEEAEDVEEAG
- a CDS encoding cation:proton antiporter, with the protein product MTIEPVAAWSLLAGLTFLLAALGRGPLRRWPVSMPAIYLLVGAAVGPWGTGLLDFELIKHVKVVESVTEVAVLLSLLTAGLQLKPQWRHYLKAPIPLASLTMVVTIAGVTLLGTLLLDLPLGAAVLLGAVLAPTDPVLASEVQVKHHDDTDRLRYALTGEAGLNDGAAFPFIMLGLGLLGHHELGEFGWRWVTIDLLWATTAGLGVGWVNGYLVSRAAVWLRRQSDSPTACEEALTLGLIGLSYGAALSIHAYGFLAVFAAGVAMRLYAETPSEDDKPDKLMHTVTGVNHQFGHIVEVAVVILVGSLVTSYWTIGSDWWIAILVFLMIRPIGVFVALGFKDMHFPQKSMIAVFGIRGIGSLYYLSYAISHGLDDATANRLAGIVLTTIALSIMIHSNTASLMMRMYADESAEDET